In the genome of Nonomuraea sp. NBC_00507, the window GGGGAGCAGGACAACCTGGCCGCCCTGGACTTGGCGATGGTACGGCCGCGGAGGTCGGTGGCGAGGGCGTAGTAGACGCCGGGCTCGCAGGCCACCGCGACCTTGACGCGGCCGTTCCTGGTGGCCCCGCTCTTGACCACGGGGTCGCGGCCGGGGACGGCGCGCTTGATCCGGATGCGCAGCAGCGCGGATGAGAAACAGCCGCGGCGGGCGGCAAAGGATTCGATCTTCAATGCGCTGTTGAGCCGGGGCTTGGCCACGCTGACGCGGCACCTGGCTGCCTCCGACGCCGTTGCGGCCTCGGCCGCTGTGACCGGGACGCAGAGCGCGGCCAGGCTCACGAAGCCGGCGAGTACCCCAAGGGGTCTACGCATAGGGGGTTTCCTCCAGTTGCGGTAGACGCTGGATGGCTCCGCATTCTGTCGGGACCGCAACCCATTTGTCATCAAATTCGCAATATTCCGGTGATGTGGAGGTAAACCAAAGTGATCGTTGAAGCGTCTGTGCCGGACGATCGGCCGGTTCTGCCGGTCGGACCGAAACCCATCGGAGCCTTGTGACGTTCGACACGGCCGGCTGCCCCCGACAACGCGAAAGCCGCCCGGCGGGGGTTTCCCGCCGGGCGGCTCTCATGTGTCGGGTGGTTCCCCCGATACGGGCGCGTGAGGATCGCGCCCCACCCCCGGCTCGACGAAACTGCCAAGGGCTCCCGGCTCCCGCCCGGCTCATGACCGGACGGGCGCGGAAGATCTACTTGGCGAGCAGCGAACGCAGCACGTACTGCATGATGCCGCCGTGCCGGTAGTAGTCGGCCTCGCCGGGCGTGTCGATGCGGACCACCGCGTCGAACTCGACATCGCCCGCCTTGACGTGCACCGTCTGCGGGATGCCGCCCTTGTTGAGCTCCTCGACGCCCGTGATGTCGAACGTCTCCTCGCCGGTCAGCCCCAGGGATGCGGCCGAGGCGCCCTCGGGGAACTGCAGCGGCAGCACGCCCATGCCGATCAGGTTGGAGCGGTGGATGCGCTCGTAGGACTCCGCGATGACCGCCCGCACGCCCAGCAGCGCCGTGCCCTTGGCCGCCCAGTCGCGCGAGGAGCCCGAGCCGTATTCCTTGCCCGCCAGCACCACCAGCGGCGTCCCCGCGGCCGCGTAGTTGACCGAGGCGTCGTAGATGAACGACACCGGGCTCTCGGGCTGGGTGAAGTCGCGGGTGTAGCCGCCCTCGGTGCCGGGGGCGATCTGGTTGCGCAGGCGGATGTTGGCGAACGTGCCCCTGATCATCACCTCGTGGTTGCCGCGCCGCGAGCCGTAGGAGTTGAAGTCCTTGACCTCGACTCCGTTGGCCTGCAGGTATTGCGCGGCCGGGGTGCCGGCCTTGATGGAGCCGGCCGGCGAGATGTGGTCGGTGGTGACCGAGTCGCCGACCTTGACCAGCACGCGGGCGCCGGCGATGTCCGTGACCGGCTCCGGCTTCTCCGGCATGCCGTCGAAGTAGGGCGCCTTGCGGACGTAGGTCGAGTCCGGGTCCCACTCGAAGGTGTTGCCTGTCGGGATCGGCAGCGAGCGCCAGTGGTCGTCGCCCTTGAACACGTCGGCGTAGTCACGCTCGAACATGTCGCGGCCGATGGAGGAGTTGACCACGGCGGAGATCTCCTCCGGCGACGGCCAGATGTCCTTGAGGTAGACCGGCTCGCCGTCGGTGCCGAGGCCGAGCGGCTCGGTGTCGAGGTCGATGTCCATGGTCCCGGCCAGCGCGTACGCCACCACGAGCGGCGGCGAGGCCAGGTAGTTCATCTTGACGTCGGGGTTGATGCGGCCCTCGAAGTTGCGGTTGCCCGAAAGCACGGCCGTGACCGCGAGGTCGTTGGCCTGGATGGCCTCGGAGATCTCCGTCGGCAGCGGCCCCGAGTTGCCGATGCAGGTAGTGCACCCGTAGCCGACCAGGTTGAAGCCGATCTTGTCGAGGTAGGGCTGCAGCCCGGAACGCTCGAAGTAGCCGGTGACCACCTGCGACCCGGGAGCCAGCGAGGTCTTGACCCACGGCTTGCGGGTCAGGCCCTTGTCGACGGCGTTGCGGGCCAGCAGCGCCGCGCCGAGCATGACGAAGGGGTTGGAGGTGTTGGTGCACGAGGTGATCGCGGCGATCGAGACGATGCCGTGGTCGATCTCGAACGACGTGCCGTCGGCCATCGTGACCGGGACCGGCTTGTGCGGCCGGCCGCCGTTGGCCGCGGCGTTGGAGGCGGGCGCGTCGGAGGCGGGGAACGACTCCTCGCCCTCCTCATCCCCGTCGGCCACGTAGTTCTGCACGTCGTGGCGCCAGGTGCTCTTGGCGGCCGACAGCGCGATGCGGTCCTGCGGGCGCTTGGGCCCGGCGATGGACGGCACGACGGTGGCCAGGTCGAGCTCGATGTATTCGGAGAACTCCGGCTCGGGCGCGGAGTGGTCGAGCCAGAGACCCTGCGTCTTGGCGTACGCCTCGACGAGCGCGATCTGCTCCTCGCTGCGCCCGGTCAGCCGCAGGTAGTCGACGGTCTGGCCGTCGATCGGGAAGATGGCGCAGGTGGAGCCGAACTCGGGGCTCATGTTGCCGATCGTGGCCCGGTCGGCCAGCGGCACGGACGCCACGCCCTCGCCGTAGAACTCCACGAACTTGCCGACCACGCCGTGCTTGCGCAGGATCTCGGTGATCGTCAGGACCAGGTCGGTGGCGGTGGCGCCGGCCGGGAGCTGGCCGTTGAGCTTGAAGCCGACCACCCGCGGGATCAGCATGGAGATCGGCTGGCCGAGCATCGCGGCCTCGGCCTCGATGCCGCCGACGCCCCAGCCGAGGACGCCGATGCCGTTTTCCATGGTGGTGTGGGAGTCGGTGCCGACGCAGGTGTCGGGATAGGCCTTGCCGTCGCGGGTCATGACCACGCGGGCCAGGTGCTCGATGTTGACCTGGTGGACGATGCCGGTGCCGGGCGGCACGACCTTGAACTCGTCGAAGGCCGTCTGGCCCCAGCGCAGGAACTGGTAACGCTCGCGGTTGCGCTCGTACTCCCGCTCCACGTTGCGCTGGAAGGCGTCGGGGTGGCCGAAGAAGTCGACGATGACCGAGTGGTCGATGACCATCTCGGCAGGCGCGAGCGGGTTGATCCGGGCCGGGTCGCCGCCGAGGTCGCGGACGGCCTCACGCATGGTGGCCAGGTCGACCACACACGGCACGCCGGTGAAGTCCTGCATGATCACCCGCGCGGGCGTGAACTGGATCTCCACGCTCGGCGTCGCCTTGGGGTCCCACGATCCCAGCGCCCGGATGTGGTCGGCGGTGATGTTGGCGCCGTCCTCGGTGCGAAGGAGGTTTTCCAGCAGGATCTTCAGGCTGTACGGGAGGCGTGCGGCGCCCTCGACGGCATCCAGCCGGAAAATCTCGTAAGACGCGTCGCCGACGCGTAGCGTGTCACGGCTGCCGAAGCTGTTCGCGGACACGGTGATTCGCCTCCTCCATCAGACAGGGTTCCAGACCAAATCCTGCCGCACTCCCGGAGGAGCATGCATGTTAGGTAAACCTAACTCGCAGGCCCGGAGTACTGCGGCGCAGATGTCTCGACGTCAAGATATCTCTAGAGTATCTCGACATCAAGTTAAACGGGCGCCAGGCGCCAGAACAGCAGGCCGATGATCGCGACCGACAGGATCGGCGCCAGGATCTTCTGCTCGAACGTCTTGCCCGTCTTGATGCCGATCTTCCACGGCAGCAGGAACCTCGCGCCCAACGGCCATAACACCGGACAGCCCCGTTCGGTCATGCAGTCGCCCACCACATGCATCAGGCAGCCGATCGCCACGGCCAGCCCCAGCCACGCGTATCCGACGGACAGCGACAGGAAGACGGCGTAGAGCCCGGCGGTCAGCCCGACGTTGATCATGGCGGACCCCATCTTGTTCCCCGGGATGCCGATGCCCACCGCACGCAGCGCGAGACCGATGAGCAGCACGACCATGATGTCGCGGCCGATGGGATAGGTGTTGGCCAGCCAGTGCGCCCCGAACCCCATCGCCACGGCGAAGGCCAGCGAGTGCGTGGCGCCGCGGTGCCCGCCGCTGATCCACGACACGGCCTTGCTGAGCCCCCACGTGACCGGACCGAACGTCTGGGCGATGGTCGCGCTCGGGTGGTCGAGGTCGGGCAGCATCGCGGCGCCCGCACAGACCACGGCGCCCGCGATCAGCTCGGCTGGGCCTAACGCGCCCGCCATGATCCCTGTCTCGATGAACCGCGAGGACTCGGTCAGCAGCGGCAGCGCCGCCAGCGGCGGCGCCAGCCCCAACCAGGCGATGGCCCCGGTCAACGCATGCGTGTGCCCCATCATGATCGGGACTGTACGGCAAAGAAGCCCTTTACGCGCTGAAGCGGGGCCGGACACGGCGAAGCATGCCCCGGAAACGCAGACGAGGTCGTCTCCGCGGCGACAGCACCCCCCAGCCCTGCCGACGCGAAACGACCTCGTCTGCTCTGAACAACGACCCTCTCCCCAATCCTGTTCCCGGATTCCGCAACTTTTTCGTGATCTGGATCACTCTTGGTCTGCGCTTGCGAACGACACACTATCGATATATCTTTGACGCATCGAGAACAGATCACGATATAGGGGGAAACCTATGAGTTCCGCACAAGCAGCAGGAGGGCCCTGGCCCGGCGCACATGAGTACCGTCAGGCGGCCCGCGAGGCCAAGCAGGCAGCCCGTGAGGCGTTCAAGACCTTGTCTGAGGCCTTCGAGCAGATGGGTGGCCGGCACCACCACCACGAGCACCGGGAGCGCGGCCCGCGGCGCGGTCCCGGGCCGTTCCCGTTCGACTTCGGGCGGGGCGGTCCCTGGGGCGGCCCCGGCGGGCC includes:
- the acnA gene encoding aconitate hydratase AcnA — encoded protein: MSANSFGSRDTLRVGDASYEIFRLDAVEGAARLPYSLKILLENLLRTEDGANITADHIRALGSWDPKATPSVEIQFTPARVIMQDFTGVPCVVDLATMREAVRDLGGDPARINPLAPAEMVIDHSVIVDFFGHPDAFQRNVEREYERNRERYQFLRWGQTAFDEFKVVPPGTGIVHQVNIEHLARVVMTRDGKAYPDTCVGTDSHTTMENGIGVLGWGVGGIEAEAAMLGQPISMLIPRVVGFKLNGQLPAGATATDLVLTITEILRKHGVVGKFVEFYGEGVASVPLADRATIGNMSPEFGSTCAIFPIDGQTVDYLRLTGRSEEQIALVEAYAKTQGLWLDHSAPEPEFSEYIELDLATVVPSIAGPKRPQDRIALSAAKSTWRHDVQNYVADGDEEGEESFPASDAPASNAAANGGRPHKPVPVTMADGTSFEIDHGIVSIAAITSCTNTSNPFVMLGAALLARNAVDKGLTRKPWVKTSLAPGSQVVTGYFERSGLQPYLDKIGFNLVGYGCTTCIGNSGPLPTEISEAIQANDLAVTAVLSGNRNFEGRINPDVKMNYLASPPLVVAYALAGTMDIDLDTEPLGLGTDGEPVYLKDIWPSPEEISAVVNSSIGRDMFERDYADVFKGDDHWRSLPIPTGNTFEWDPDSTYVRKAPYFDGMPEKPEPVTDIAGARVLVKVGDSVTTDHISPAGSIKAGTPAAQYLQANGVEVKDFNSYGSRRGNHEVMIRGTFANIRLRNQIAPGTEGGYTRDFTQPESPVSFIYDASVNYAAAGTPLVVLAGKEYGSGSSRDWAAKGTALLGVRAVIAESYERIHRSNLIGMGVLPLQFPEGASAASLGLTGEETFDITGVEELNKGGIPQTVHVKAGDVEFDAVVRIDTPGEADYYRHGGIMQYVLRSLLAK
- a CDS encoding metal-dependent hydrolase; the encoded protein is MMGHTHALTGAIAWLGLAPPLAALPLLTESSRFIETGIMAGALGPAELIAGAVVCAGAAMLPDLDHPSATIAQTFGPVTWGLSKAVSWISGGHRGATHSLAFAVAMGFGAHWLANTYPIGRDIMVVLLIGLALRAVGIGIPGNKMGSAMINVGLTAGLYAVFLSLSVGYAWLGLAVAIGCLMHVVGDCMTERGCPVLWPLGARFLLPWKIGIKTGKTFEQKILAPILSVAIIGLLFWRLAPV